The Theileria orientalis strain Shintoku DNA, chromosome 2, complete genome genome has a window encoding:
- a CDS encoding uncharacterized protein (DNA replication factor CDT1 like family protein) has product MECLLPSTAFDKDKSEAVDESGDSTKCVESNQLNSSCGSICDISTPICNNDDDKPASFGNKISSVTTDCTSLKKAENDSGSSEVKNDVVDIGSKSPGLNESLKKLKKQGGSFALDDSLSSVSFMDSDFAACVDPLESMDYVESEAKANETRTPIKSLTSPGRELELFREDYTHFERPHVKISDIEFKKPVVDNSVASFAESDLDVPPEILSVPRCWTDRFENEVFEDSISASQSPVRSLASLINSSQNDISGSSVRRFNYGVDVTPIRSYSRSISRVGKNLHNFESFDNFASDNIEDMCKMASNPMYNVSLSYEEIGRIKLPDVFNIMYKQFKNMCTIVQRSTIRNEKSYFRVVKMYLQRITRRTFKMDNLLQMVWLAPNLVNIKWVTITGETLKKYSFEYKDSTTKAYDLSIKILRPDLVSCSTTADYEVACFMFKNILCTWTLKCECDRMDKIPVPIAKLPPRNTRSNSSTPLRLGSSFSTPRKFIDSLGTPHRLSNSQLSSMLLDDSQITPIRPLLQRTPTRSLLSQRYSSRPLVSERSSSRPLVSERSSSRPLVSERSSSRPLVSERYSSRSLSQLTPMKLDGTTPVRPNDKTEEEMNKTPVRSLLRSVMYDFLDDTPNKSYKITGANSVTRSSKRAKTMDMVSPMCPDLLETPGMRRIRENAKQREIQKKTNMERDKDLAFWNDMKWFIKVLLEIIVGDMSPDIKIEFFVDFMKKYGTRKPTQDQVSKWIDALIEIDPVIISKSVSKLDNNTTIVTINKSASLDKAIDYVDQKINTFKTA; this is encoded by the exons ATGGAATGTCTTTTACCTAGTACTGCTTTTGACAAAGATAAATCAGAAGCTGTTGATGAGTCTGGTGATTCTaccaaatgtgtagagtCAAATCAGCTTAACTCGAGTTGTGGTAGCATTTGTGATATTTCGACTCCGATTTGTAACAACGATGATGATAAGCCAGCTAGTTTTGGGAATAAGATATCTTCAGTTACTACTGACTGCACTAGTTTGAAGAAGGCTGAGAATGATTCTGGTTCATCGGAGGTGAAGAATGATGTTGTTGATATTGGTTCTAAATCGCCTGGTTTGAATGAGAGTTTGAAAAAGTTGAAGAAGCAGGGTGGTAGTTTCGCTTTGGATGATTCTTTGTCTAGTGTTTCGTTCATGGATAGTGACTTTGCTGCTTGTGTGGATCCCCTTGAATCTATGGACTACGTGGAAAGTGAGGCTAAAGCTAATGAGACCCGTACTCCCATTAAGTCTCTTACGTCACCAGGTAGAGAGTTAGAGCTGTTCCGTGAAGACTACACTCATTTTGAGCGTCCTCatgtaaaaattagtgaCATTGAGTTTAAGAAGCCGGTTGTTGACAACTCAGTTGCTAGTTTTGCAGAAAGTGATTTGGATGTCCCACCTGAAATTTTGAGTGTTCCTCGTTGCTGGACTGACCGCTTTGAGAACGAAGTATTTGAGGATTCAATTTCGGCCTCTCAGAGTCCCGTTAGAAGTTTGGCTAGTTTAATAAACTCATCTCAAAACGACATTTCTGGTTCATCAGTGAGACGTTTTAACTACGGTGTGGACGTCACTCCGATTAGATCTTATAGCAGGAGCATCAGTCGTGTTGGTAAAAATTTGCACAACTTTGAGAGTTTCGACAACTTTGCCTCGGACAACATAGAAGACATGTGCAAGATGGCATCGAATCCCATGTATAATGTCAGCTTGTCTTATGAAGAGATTGGTCGAATAAAATTGCCTGATGTGTTTAACATTATGTACAAACAATTCAAGAACATGTGCACTATTGTTCAAAGATCAACCATCCGGAACGAGAAGTCTTACTTTCGTGTAGTAAAGATGTATCTTCAACGCATTACCCGGAGGACTTTCAAAATGGACAATTTACTTCAAATGGTCTGGTTGGCTCCCAACTTGGTGAACATCAAATGGGTTACCATAACTGGCGAGACTTTAAAGAAATACTCTTTTGAGTATAAGGATTCTACCACCAAGGCCTATGACCTAAGCATAAAGATTCTCAGACCTGATCTCGTAAGTTGTTCCACCACTGCTGATTATGAAGTAGCATGCTTCATGTTCAAAAATATTCTTTGCACCTGGACACTAAAGTGTGAGTGTGATAGGATGGATAAGATCCCAGTACCCATTGCCAAGCTTCCACCCAGGAACACTCGATCAAACTCATCGACACCCCTAAGACTTGGCAGTTCATTTTCAACACCAAGAAAATTTATTGACTCTTTGGGCACTCCACACAGACTTAGTAACTCACAGTTATCATCTATGCTACTGGATGATTCACAGATTACTCCTATAAGGCCACTGTTACAACGTACTCCTACGAGGTCACTGTTGTCTCAACGTTATTCTAGTAGACCACTAGTTTCAGAACGTTCCTCGAGTAGACCACTAGTTTCAGAACGTTCCTCGAGTAGACCACTAGTTTCAGAACGTTCCTCGAGTAGACCACTAGTTTCAGAACGTTATTCGAGTAGGTCATTATCACAACTCACTCCCATGAAGCTCGATGGTACAACACCAGTGAGACCTAATGATAAGACTGAAGAAGAGATGAACAAGACACCTGTTCGCAGTTTGCTGAGAAGTGTTATGTACGACTTTTTGGATGATACTCCTAACAAGTCATACAAGATTACAGGTGCCAACTCAGTGACCCGTTCATCTAAACGAGCCAAGACTATGGACATGGTGTCACCTATGTGTCCTGACTTGTTGGAAACTCCTGGTATGCGACGCATTCGTGAGAACGCAAAGCAACGCGAGATTCAAAAGAAGACTAACATGGAACGTGATAAAGATTTAGCTTTCTGGAATGATATGAAATGGTTCATTAAGGTTTTACTCGAAATAATCGTTGGTGACATGTCACCTGATATTAAAATCGAGTTTTTTGTAGACTTCATGAAAAAGTATGGAACTCGCAAGCCAACACAAG ACCAAGTATCAAAGTGGATAGACGCACTAATCGAAATCGACCCCGTTATCATATCTAAGTCAGTTTCTAAACTGGACAATAATACTACAATTGTTACCATCAATAAATCAGCATCGCTCGATAAAGCCATAGACTACGTTGatcaaaaaattaacacattcaAAACAGCttga
- a CDS encoding oxoglutarate/malate translocator protein: MSDYNLTFLPPKARKYVNPYVPFVLGGLSGCTSTMIIQPIDMVKVRIQVYAATQRGSVSPFTMISMIFKNEGMLSFYKGLDAACARQLLYTTTRLGLFRSLSDHIKAKNKTKTIPFYQKCALSMFCGAVGAMVGNPADLALVRMQSDATVSADQRKNYTSLFNTIYRIVKEEGILNLWRGSLPTVVRAVSLNLGMLSSFDQSKEVLAKYIKEGTLLHTCLSSAVAGFFAVTFSLPFDYVKTCMQKQNQKGTAYKGIMDCIIRNYSEGGILRFYSSYATYYVRVAPHAMLTLILMDTFTKFLKGGKPGSKPKLPPKLQAKVEQVAE; this comes from the coding sequence ATGTCGGACTACAACTTGACCTTCCTTCCTCCAAAAGCTAGGAAGTACGTCAATCCTTACGTACCCTTCGTCCTCGGAGGCCTCTCTGGCTGCACTTCTACCATGATAATTCAACCGATAGATATGGTTAAGGTTAGAATCCAGGTGTATGCTGCAACACAGCGAGGCTCAGTTTCACCGTTTACCATGATTTCCatgatatttaaaaacgaAGGGATGCTCTCGTTCTATAAGGGCCTGGACGCAGCCTGTGCGCGTCAGCTTCTATATACAACAACGAGGTTGGGACTCTTCAGGTCACTGTCAGACCACATCAAGgccaaaaataaaacaaaaacgatacctttttatcaaaagTGCGCGCTGAGCATGTTCTGCGGAGCTGTGGGAGCGATGGTTGGGAATCCCGCAGACCTGGCTCTGGTGAGGATGCAATCGGATGCTACAGTGAGCGCAGACCAGAGGAAAAACTACACAAGCCTCTTCAACACCATTTACAGGATCGTCAAGGAGGAGGGGATCCTGAACCTGTGGAGGGGCTCCCTGCCAACAGTGGTTCGCGCAGTGAGCCTGAACCTGGGCATGCTCTCGTCTTTCGACCAGAGCAAGGAGGTGCTGGCGAAGTACATCAAGGAGGGGACACTGCTGCACACCTGCCTGTCGAGCGCAGTCGCAGGCTTCTTTGCAGTCACCTTCAGCCTCCCCTTCGACTACGTGAAGACGTGTATGCAGAAGCAGAACCAGAAGGGCACCGCGTACAAGGGCATCATGGACTGCATCATCCGGAACTACTCGGAGGGCGGCATTTTGCGCTTCTACTCCTCGTACGCAACCTACTACGTGAGGGTGGCCCCGCACGCGATGCTGACCCTCATTCTCATGGACACGTTCACGAAGTTTTTGAAGGGAGGCAAGCCGGGGTCGAAGCCGAAGCTTCCGCCCAAGCTCCAGGCGAAGGTCGAACAAGTGGCCGAGTAA
- a CDS encoding uncharacterized protein (GTP-binding protein Obg/CgtA family protein), giving the protein MNVKITKDVAKTISELVSIKNAESFPRYQTPFVDYLRVKCVAGSGGSPLENTNRSKKLNGPGYGGHGGSIYFKSTHLVHDFLHIDCKIRGKDGGDAFGTSRGLHSSDTIINVPLGTILRKRVRVDDRTRCIFWHQFLKQDEKLLVARGGRGGLGPSSFKKHDNRLAEVGESIKVELELRLFNDIAFVGLPNSGKTSLISSLTSYMTRIGPEEGSTTRPHVAVVRFIDGVEIRVMDLPPLSADTERSMANKITRHLYRSKAVAYVINASDDCDHFETLASLRQLVRDAKTFDESRAEMVIMTMCDKIHRNVLFNLDSLYYKLLDSLPHLQIVATSATHRLGLERCVNTMRDLVHPRHVTYSRREVVESYEIKLLTAN; this is encoded by the exons ATGAACGTGAAGATCACGAAAGATGTTGCTAAAACAATTTCTGAACTAGTATCGATTAAGAACGCAGAGTCGTTTCCCAGATATCAGACCCCGTTTGTGGACTACTTGAGAGTAAAGTGTGTAGCTGGAAGCGGCGGATCTCCACTTGAGAACACGAACAGGTCGAAGAAGTTGAACGGGCCCGGTTATGGAGGACACGGAGGCAGCATATACTTCAAATCGACACATCTGGTCCACGACTTCCTGCACATCGACTGTAAAATACGCGGAAAGGACGGAGGAGATGCCTTTGGGACCAGCAGAGGCCTCCACTCGTCCGACACAATAATCAACGTGCCGCTGGGCACGATCTTGCGGAAAAGAGTGAGGGTCGACGACAGAACGAGATGCATATTTTG GCACCAGTTCCTCAAGCAGGATGAAAAACTGCTAGTCGCCCGCGGCGGCAGAGGCGGCCTGGGACCTTCGAGCTTCAAGAAGCACGACAACAGGCTTGCGGAGGTCGGAGAGTCGATAAAAGTGGAGCTGGAACTGCGGCTTTTCAACGACATAGCCTTCGTCGGACTCCCGAACAGCGGAAAAACGTCGCTCATCAGCTCGCTGACCTCGTACATGACGAGGATAGGGCCCGAGGAGGGCTCCACGACGCGGCCTCACGTGGCCGTCGTCAGGTTCATCGACGGCGTTGAGATCCGCGTGATGGACCTGCCGCCGCTCTCCGCAGACACCGAGCGGAGCATGGCGAACAAAATCACCAGGCACCTCTACAGGTCGAAGGCAGTGGCCTACGTCATCAACGCCTCCGACGACTGCGACCACTTCGAGACGCTGGCCTCGCTCCGGCAGCTCGTCAGGGACGCGAAGACCTTTGACGAGTCCAGGGCCGAGATGGTGATAATGACCATGTGCGACAAGATTCACAGGAACGTGCTGTTCAATCTGGACAGCCTGTACtacaagctgctggactCGCTGCCGCACCTGCAAATAGTCGCCACCTCCGCCACGCACCGACTCGGCCTTGAGAGGTGCGTGAACACCATGCGGGACCTGGTACACCCTAGACATGTAACATACAGTAGGCGAGAAGTTGTTGAAAGTTACGAAATTAAGCTTTTGACTGctaactaa